In bacterium BMS3Abin08, the following proteins share a genomic window:
- the algA gene encoding alginate biosynthesis protein AlgA has protein sequence MKAIILAGGSGTRLWPLSRKNYPKQFLKLRSEYSLFQETVRRILRIVPRQDIVIMTNSEYRFYVQAELDALSLPPANIVLEPDGRNTAPAIALAMKYCRDKLGSDSSDVLFILPSDHVIEPEDGLAEYVRAAEEAAKMGLICTFGIKPSRPEPGYGYIKMQDSAGPEVRLSSGLDCFRVERFIEKPDRESAERYIKDGNYLWNSGMFAFTIERMTNEMLLHSPDIGDMLTKGLDDFIAAFVDMPAISIDYAIIEKSDHVVTMPLDLYWNDIGSWDSIYDILDKDDSGNVRKGDTLTMDTSGTMILGNKRLITTIGIEDCLIVETDDAVLIARKGSTQKVGDIVKTLNRENRKEAYEHLKTQRPWGSYTILEEGPRYKIKKITVHPRAKLSLQKHYHRSEHWVVVKGTAKVTIGDKEIFIHENESAYVPKSTIHRLENPGKLALEIIEVQNGEYVEEDDIVRIDDHYGRSDKNG, from the coding sequence ATGAAGGCAATCATACTTGCCGGCGGTAGCGGAACAAGGCTATGGCCGCTTTCAAGGAAGAATTACCCGAAGCAGTTCCTGAAGCTGAGGTCGGAGTATTCCCTCTTTCAGGAGACGGTCAGGCGCATCCTGAGAATTGTTCCCCGGCAGGACATCGTTATAATGACAAACAGTGAATACCGCTTCTACGTCCAGGCAGAGCTCGATGCGCTCTCCCTGCCTCCGGCCAACATAGTCCTTGAACCGGACGGACGAAACACCGCACCTGCTATTGCCCTCGCAATGAAATACTGCAGGGACAAGCTCGGGTCCGACAGTAGCGACGTCCTCTTCATCCTGCCCTCTGATCATGTCATTGAACCTGAGGATGGGTTAGCCGAATATGTAAGGGCCGCCGAAGAGGCGGCAAAGATGGGATTAATCTGCACCTTTGGTATAAAACCCTCCCGGCCCGAACCCGGGTATGGATATATAAAGATGCAGGACTCTGCAGGGCCGGAGGTCAGGTTGTCCTCCGGACTTGACTGCTTCAGGGTGGAACGTTTTATAGAAAAGCCCGACAGGGAATCAGCGGAAAGGTACATAAAGGACGGAAACTACCTGTGGAACTCCGGCATGTTTGCCTTCACCATAGAGAGGATGACCAATGAGATGCTCCTGCACTCACCCGATATCGGTGATATGCTCACGAAGGGTCTTGATGACTTCATTGCCGCCTTTGTTGATATGCCCGCCATCTCCATCGATTATGCGATCATCGAGAAGTCGGATCATGTCGTAACCATGCCCCTGGATCTGTACTGGAACGACATCGGATCCTGGGACTCGATCTATGACATCCTGGACAAGGACGACTCAGGCAATGTCAGGAAGGGAGATACCCTGACCATGGATACCAGCGGTACAATGATCCTGGGCAACAAGAGGCTGATAACCACCATCGGGATCGAGGACTGCCTGATTGTGGAAACCGATGATGCAGTCCTCATTGCCAGGAAGGGCAGCACCCAGAAGGTAGGGGATATTGTGAAGACCTTAAACAGGGAAAACAGAAAAGAGGCATATGAACACCTCAAGACCCAGCGCCCCTGGGGCAGTTATACGATCCTTGAGGAAGGACCCAGGTATAAAATCAAAAAGATTACGGTACACCCCCGGGCAAAGCTGAGCCTGCAGAAACACTACCACCGGTCGGAACACTGGGTTGTTGTTAAGGGCACCGCAAAGGTAACCATAGGGGATAAAGAGATCTTCATCCATGAAAACGAATCCGCCTATGTACCTAAATCAACCATCCATCGCCTCGAAAATCCGGGGAAACTCGCCCTTGAGATAATCGAGGTCCAGAACGGTGAGTATGTGGAAGAGGACGATATCGTAAGGATAGACGATCATTACGGAAGGTCTGATAAAAACGGTTAA
- the cysC gene encoding putative adenylyl-sulfate kinase yields MKNHVIWHNAYITREDRNRLNKHRSGLVWFTGLSASGKSTIAHYVEKVLHKEDIHTYVLDGDNVRHGINSNLGFSREDRKENLRRTAELSKLFVDAGIIVLASFISPYRADRAYIRERFSGDNFLEIYVKCSLRECERRDPKGQYRKARAGIIKNYTGISSPYEEPETPDLVIDTENCDFETSINMVIDLLKEKNFLTLPA; encoded by the coding sequence ATGAAAAACCACGTCATCTGGCATAACGCCTACATTACAAGGGAAGACAGGAACAGGCTCAACAAACACCGGAGCGGTCTCGTCTGGTTCACAGGCCTCTCAGCAAGCGGCAAGTCCACAATAGCCCATTACGTAGAGAAGGTACTCCACAAAGAGGACATCCACACCTATGTGCTTGACGGCGACAATGTACGCCACGGGATAAACAGCAATCTCGGCTTCAGCCGTGAAGACAGGAAGGAAAACCTCCGGAGGACAGCCGAACTCTCTAAGCTCTTTGTGGATGCGGGCATTATTGTCCTCGCCTCCTTCATCTCCCCCTACCGTGCTGACAGGGCATACATAAGGGAACGCTTCAGTGGAGACAACTTCCTCGAGATATACGTCAAGTGCTCACTACGGGAATGCGAGCGTCGCGACCCCAAGGGCCAGTACAGGAAGGCCCGTGCAGGCATCATTAAAAACTACACAGGGATATCCTCACCCTATGAGGAACCCGAAACCCCCGACCTCGTTATCGATACGGAAAACTGCGACTTCGAAACATCCATAAACATGGTCATCGACCTCCTGAAGGAAAAAAACTTCCTCACCCTCCCCGCCTGA